The genomic segment ATAAGATCAGTTACACATGAAAACAATGAAGGAAatgggtccagaaccagaagctctggttctggttctgcttgttTTGGGGAACCCGACATGCTCAACGATCCGTCTGGACGCAGCACGTCTCTGCTGATGTTTCAGTCTTTGTTGGTTTTGGGTGTTCAGTTCGGTTCTCCTCTGTGTTCCCAGCTTACCTGGCCGCCGCCTCACCTGCAGCCCAGCTGAGGTCAGACCGGACGTGACGCAGGACTCCGCCTCGGGCCACGCCCCCATCCCGCCTGGCCCCACGTCCGGCAGCGAGTCGGACCAGTCTGGGGTCGGAGCTGAAGCCCGGCTGTACGGCGGTTGCCTCGGCAACCGAGATGCGTCCTGCCTGGAGCTGGGCGACCTGGAGAGGCGCAGGCGGCGGGAGGAGAGGAGGCGACACTACGAGAGCCTGCTGGGCTTCTCTCTGGGGCGGGGCGGGCCGCAGTGCGGCGAGGGCGGCGCCACGCGACCTCTGAGCCCCCAGTCCCAGCTGAAGATGGAGGAGCAGATGGCAGAGTGCTGGAGGCGGGTGGAGAGGACGGCGCTGAGACCAGAGAGGACGGTGGCTCTGCCCACCAAGTCCAGAGACGCTCTGGAGACGGAGACGCTGCTGCAGGGCTGCCGGACGCTGGTGAGGGACGCGAAGCGGCGCTGCAGGCGTCTTATaagacttgaaataaaacaaaactaacaaataagTTTTCAGGCAGAAGCAGGAGctgtttttaagttaataattttttaacattgataaaaagtgttaaatctgctggctgattatttcatttatttgttccATGTTGTGGGAAATGTGGAGCTAGCTTGTTTTCAttaacattaaggaattatttaatataaaaaaggtTCCCACGTCTTGCTGATAAATTGCTTTTAAGTcagtttcatcttatttcagGACCACCTGCTGAGATTCTGCCAGTTTTCCTCTGGATTAGAAACAAACTGCTGTTTgactcttccttcctttctcctGCTGTTGAAGGTCGATGACCTGAAGGCCCAGCTGGCCGATTCGGAGCGTCGCAGACTCCAGCTGGAAGATCGGCTCCGAGCCGCCGGATCCTGTCCGGAGCAGGTCTGTGAACGCGGCGCCTTGCTAACGTTGACCCAAAACCTGCTGCTGTCTTTTCAACTCagagtaaaaatattatttaatccACCATTGAAGCTAAAAGTTATAAAGCTACGATATTTTAACTGTTGGAGGATTTTGTAAAAAACCACAAGTCATTTCTCCAGCTGGCGCTAAAGCTatgctagcatgtttgttttgatttatccagataaaaaaaagttattttaaaaaaagaattcatAATGAAAGTTGTTCTTTACATGAAaagctgttattttttattgctttacatttttggaCATTAAGTTTTTACGAGCTGATCTTTGCTAAGAGAATAGaagaataatttaataaatgtggaaaagttaaacTGAAGTGAATAATTTATATCCAGATTGGatcaaagttttacattttctgcagattaatgtaaaaatatgaaataaatgcagcaatGCTGATGTCAAGTTTTTCCTTTCGCATGATTTTCTCCAGCTGGACCTTCTGGTTCCGTCCGACCCGGTTTTCCACCCTGCAGATGGGAGCTTGACTCAGCTGAATGACTCTGGGCGGCTGTGCAGCGACTCCTCGCCAGCTGCCCGTCTGTCCGGCATCTGGCTGCGTCTCCCAGACGGAgattcagcagaaacagaaacggaCCGTTTGGTtttagctgcagctgcagcagccggccagcagggggcgcttcAGGCGTCTGACGGGAGAGACCCGGACGGCCACGCTGCAGTGCAGAGTCTGACCCAGGAGGTGGCGCTGCTCAGCAGCCAGAACCGAGCTCTGGACCAGCGCAACCAGGAGATGCTGAACCAGCTGACCGAGGCGGACCGGGAGATCGACCGGCTGAAAGCCGAGCTGGGCCGCTGCCGCAACGAGCCGCTCCGCCGGAACCAGGAGCTGCTGGCGACCTCTCTGGAGGTTCTGCTGCGGCTCAAACACTCAGCAGAACCAAACGGACCAGAACTGCAGCTGGAGCGGTCGGAGCGGACCTGCAGGAAACCAGAGCAGAGAAACACGGAGCTGAAGCAAACAACAGCTGAAGACGTCACTGAGGAgaaaccggaccagaaccagaaccaggccgtttctgctgaagaaaacatcCAGGAAGTGACAGCAGGAGCGGTGATGAGGCTGCCGGCGTTGGCGCAGCTGCTGGAGGCCATCGACAGTTTGGAcctcagagaggaagaggaggaagcgTTCTGGAAGATGAAGAGCGACCCGGCCCGGCTGCAGCAGCCAATAGgagagcagctgctggagcagGCCGGCCATGCGCTGCTGCaccctgaggaagaggaggaggaagaggaggaagaggagagcttCGTGTGGGGAAGAGTTTCAGAGAACCGCAGATTTACTGATGAGCTGAGGAAGCTGAGAGGCATCACTCTGAGCAGAATATTGTGTCTGAACCGCCTCACTGTCTCCGGCCGCAGCGCCGCAGACAAACACTCCGCTTCCCACCGCGCACCGTCTGCAGCGGCGGACGCATCCTGCTGCGTTCGGCTCCGCAGGCTGCGGTCCAGATACCAGAGGAGAGTCTGTTCCAGCTGCAGCCGCATGGAGGAGAACCAGGAGCTAAGAACCGGATCAGAGGATAGGTGGCCCACAGAGGATGCCCAGGTGAGCAGCAGCTGCCAGACTgatggaggtcagaggtcaacagcAGCGGGGTCAGAGGAAATGCTGCACATGGAGCAGAATGAAATGAGGCCGCAGGAGACGCAGCAAAGCTCTGACCTCCGAGCCGAAGGGGAgacgctgcagcagctgcaggaggagtTGAGGCGAGTGAAGGAGCAGCACCAGCTGGAGGTCGCTCAGCTGAAGGTAGGGGGCGCCACTGCTGCACGTTTTACCTTCCCTTCCTGTAAAATCTGACATCATCAGTTGATTGGGTTTCTGTAGTCTCTGGATTGTGTCAGCTGATTTCTCTGAAACCATTTTGAActggactgtgtgtgtgtgtgtgtgtgtgtgtgtgtgtgtgtgtgtgtgtgtgtgtgttgcaggcCTCCTGTGAGCGTGGCCTCGTCACCATGGAGACCTGTCATCTGAGGGTGGTGGAGGAACTGCAGCGCCTGCACCAGCAGGAGGTGCAGCGCCTCCTGGTGGAGAGAGACAGACTGTTGAAGGAGGAGAGCGCTGCTACTGCGACCGGTGAGTCAGTAGGGACAGTGTGTCCCTActgaccagcagagggcagcactgactGTCCCCTGTGCATGTTCTGTTCTGGTAGCTCATTATTTGGCCGGTTCCCATTGCTGCAGTCTGTCCCTGGTGTCTGTCGACCAGGAGGGATTTACTGTCTCTCTTGGTGAGAATGATACCGGCACCCTGATCCTCTGGGTCGGGATCTTCTGCCAGGGTCCTCTGGCCGTGACATTGCTGGTATCTCAgcactgccctctgctggtcagGAGGGATTCATATAAACACAGTTACTTTGGTAACTTTAGTTCCTCTGGACTGGACTCTGACCAACAGAATCCGATCTAAATCGACCcgcctccacttcctgtttgctcagCGATCAAAGCCATCAAGAAGGCCCATGGCGCCGAGCTGCAGAGGGAGATCCAGAGGAGGAGCCAATCAGAGAACGGCAACGGAAACTCGCAGCTGGAGGAGATCCACAGGTGGGAGAGCCGGGCCGGtcgggttctggtcgggttctggtcgggttctggtcgggttctggtcgggttctggttgggttctggtcgggttctggtcgggttctggtcgggttctggtcgggttctggtcgggttctggttgggttctggtcgggttctggtcgggttctggtcgggttcgCCTGCAGAAACATTCTCATGACTTCCAGCGAAACTTTCAACTCCAGCCTGTTTCCTTCTAACCAGAGACAGATGGAGCgattttcagtaaaaaacacGATCAGAAAAATGCAGAGAGATTTTTTATCCTTCAGCTAAAAGATGAGCTGCTATTGTTACTTATAAACTTTATGAAAATTAATCTGCTGTTGTatttcagcagattttaaactgtttcttcATAAACCTAAACCTGTAATCATGAAGATCAGGTCCAGGGTTTCGGGTTTCAGGCGGGTTAAAGGTTCAGTTCTGTGATCAATTTTAACGTAACATTTGATTTGAGAAACAATATTTACAGTTGAAGGCagataaataaagatttctaaAGATAACAAAAAGACACATTCCTGTTCTCAGTGTCTGAAgtcaaatcaaaccaaactttCATATTCAGGTTTGTTAGAATTACctgaaattatttctatttgctgaaaGCCAGAAAATGTCAAGGAGGTTTTTTGGAgatgttttgtaattttcttggCCCAGTCAGGTGCAAACAGTAACTTAACTTGGAATATAGaagatattattaataaaagcaataaatgatCATCTGACGGTGATTTAAAACTgttaagttaatttgttttgttttatctctgaattgttgctggaaaagtttgaaaagtttttctttcttgaagtTTTTGAATTTTGCGGCAGagtgttaatgtgtgtgtgtatgcgtgcgtgtgtgtgtgtgtgtatgcgtgcgtgtgtgtgtgtgtgtatgcgtgtgtgtgtgtgtgtgtgtgtgtgtgtgtgtgtgtgtgtgtgtgtatgcatgtgtgtgtgtgtgtgtatgcgtgtgtgtgtgtgtgtatgcgtgtgtgtgtgtgtgtatgcgtgtgtgtgtgtgtgtgtgtgtgtatgcgtgtgtgtgtgtgtgtgtgtgtgtgtgtgtgtgtgtgtgtgtgtgtgtgtgtgtgtgtgtgtgtgtgtgtgtgtgtgtgtgtgtgtgtgtgtgtgtgtgtgtgtgtgtgtgtgtgtgtgtgtgcgtgtgtgtgtgtgtgtgtgtgtgtgtgtgtgtgtgtgtgtgtgtgtgtgtgtgtgtgtgtgtgtgtgcgtgtgcgtgtgtgtgtgtgtgtatgcgtgtgtgtgcgtgtgtgtgcgtgtgtgtgtgtgtgtgtgtgtgtttccagggAGGAGCTGGCCTCCTTCCAGCTGGAGCTGGACGTTTTGTCCCAGCAGTTCTCCATGAAGTGTCTGGAGAACGGACACCTGGTCCAGGCGGTGGAGGCTGAGAGGAAGGCTTTGGGTCAGTGTCAGCAGGAGAACCGGGCCCTGCGGAGCCGCAACCAGGTGACCGGACTCAGCCGCTCACTGAGTAAAAGCATGAAAAACTGCTGAGTGTCCTGGTAAAACGTGGAGGTCTTCAGGTCAGAACGGCGGTGGGACAGAGAAACTCTGATGGATGGTAAAATGATGTTAGGGCCAGACtaagagattattttaaaatgatgagaAGAAAGTCACATGAGAATAGTTATATTATCTGAATAATTgcaataatacaagaataaagtaataatttaataataaattactaatttaaaaCGAATAacgttgagcatcttgtgaagttcTACTTTAGTATCAGTTTTACTAATAGggaatatttcatattttaacatcagcatcaaattatcaGCAGCAGAACTTGGAGATGATTTCAGTCAACATGCTGAGATCTTAACGACTCCGTCAACGCTCCGAACTTTACAGCAATATTAGCAACTCTCTTCTGGAGGTTGTTCCTTATGATTGTTTTATCATCATTTATAAAGAATCATGTTTTTCTGGTTTCCAGGAGCTGAGCCGTCACCTGGCAGCAGAGATCACCAGACTGGGTTCTGTGGCCAAGGAGCAGCTGGATCTTCTTCCTGTCCAGATCATGGAGGCCGAGGTCCGGagtctgaaacaggaagtggcgtCTCTGAAGGACGAGCTGCAGGCAGCGGTGAAGGTCGGCGTCCCGTACGCTACAGAGCTCTGGTTAAAAAAACTACGATCAGAAACGGATTTCTGTTTCAATGCAGGACAAGAGGAACGCAGCGAAGAAACACCAGGATGTTCAGACGgagctgagctgcagcagagccagAGCCGAGCGAGAGGCGGAGGAGCTGAGGGAGAACCTGAGGCTGGCGCACCGGGCGCTGGGGGAGGCCTCAGCCTGACCTTCAGAACGACCTCCAGGATGACCTTCAGAACGACCTTCAGAACGACCTCCAGGATGACCTTCAGAACGACCTTCAGAACGACCTCCAGGATGACCTTCAGGATGACCTTCAGCCTGACCTCCAGGACGACCTCCAGGATGACCTTCAGCCTGACCTCCAGGATGACCTTCAGCCTGACCTCCAGGATGACCTTCAGAACAACCTTCAGGACGACCTTCAGAACGACCTTCAGGACGACCTTCAGAACGACCTTCAGCCTGACCTCCAGGATGACCTGTTCACTCTGTCTGAACACAATAGGGCTTCCTctctgtcatattttatatgagcaatacatttctttaaagtatctattttttaagtgtaactcatttactgtatttttataactttaaaacGTTGTTTTTACTGAATGCTCTTTGCTCAATAAACACTCTGTAAACTTTTGTTTGTGCTaatttaaaagtatatttttgttgCTCCTAGTTGTTCATTTTACTgtcattgaaatatttttattttccagaaataaatatctgttttaatgttttattaaatatgtcttAGAGATAAAATTGGCTTTTCAGTAAGTGTTTCAGTTTGGgtgattattttgtaaaattcagTTTGACTTAAAGCAGAACGTTGAGGGGATTCCTTCTCAGGTATCGGGTTAATATGTtgcactaaaaaaaagaaattaactgTCCcaaaaattcatttaatttttatcagAATGTTGTCCACGATAGAGTCCCAtacactcaaaataaacatcctGAAAATATCCCCTGATTTcaatccaaaatgaaaaatccaaaacGACAAAAGCCccaaaaagatgagaaaaaattGGTGGTGCCACCAGAAACCCGCACCGGCACCGGCAGCGtctttcttcctcctcccgCACCGGGCGGCGTTTCCTGGGCGCCAGGCTGCGTCCGGCTCCCAAACGCACCACGGGGCGAAATCTGGCATGtctcttctttcattttttacttttctcaaacattcataaagGCAAATCTCCCGCTGCACAGATATGGCGCCCCTTTTTATTTGGTTATCACAACCACACATAAAACCAGCGCGATGCTGCCCAGAAACCAGAAACACTGGAAACTTTGGAAAATTCAATAATCAAGTGACTGAAACTGTcctaaaaaatacatattactttctaatttatttagtcaaaagaaaagaaacatcgATGTTATGTtgcaatttatttgtattaaaatacatttattctttgTAAGCAAAAGGTGTTCAAAATCATCCTCAAACCGCTgatactggattttatttctactgTGGATTTTAGGGAGTTAAAGATAATTAACTGCTGCAATTATGTTTAACTGTGGGCAaagagggatggatggatggatggatgatgtttaaaaaagttgtataatttcatattttttcacaatatatccATTTATTATCAATATTCATTTAAGAGGAGAATATCTCctattttcttctatttctgaCCTTTTAAAACCACTGCGGTAGTCAAatgtagcaaaaaataaattctttgttaaatgaaaagctattgaataatttttaaatgaatattagtaaataataaatataatgtataaCATATAATCCGTTCATAAATATTTcctcaaagtttttattttgaaggaacgCGCTTCTCTTCCGGTGTGTCGGACATAAAACCGCTGAGTTGACTGTTGGAATATGGTGTCCATGATGACAACTTAAAATTCCCAACTGAAGTCAGTGGCGATAGTACCTGCTGGAACCAGTTCGGTGAGAATGAAAGCGGGTCCGGCTCGGTTCGGGAGCCGCCTGGCCTGGTAGCGTCCTCCCGGCCGCCTGGCTAGCATGAACTGGTGCGGCCGCCGCTTTTGTTTACATCCAGTccagatgatggtgatgatgggcCCGGAGAGGCGTGTTGGCTAACCCCGCTGCTCGAGCTGCTTCCAGGGAAGGTGTCATCGGGGAACCTGCTGTGTTCGGACCGGGTCGGTCCGTCCAAACCGCCGCCGCCTGACTGGTGAGCTGACCGACGTCACTAACCGTAACTGACCGCTTTTACGCAGCTGTTACCGGGAGAGCTACTAACCAGGCCTCCCTGTTAAAACATTGCtgactttttaaacatcattattAAGCTGAAAACATGTAGCCTTTATttataatagaaaataaagtaaataaaaaataaacgtaAAACTATACAAATATTAATGATACTTTAAATTAAGTAGATAAAATGTAAGCTAAATTGtaaatggttttatttaccaaatCTAAATACTTGTCTTCAAAAAATAACCATGGGCCTTTACTACAACTCTCCATATTATTGAAGTTAATTATTTAATCCAAAAAgtgaaatacatattttatataacgGTACATGTGATTATATGAGGTGAAATAACTCATATATGGCgattttactaaaacaaaaacccagaaaggaagtttctcagaaaattagacTAATAtcctaattaaatttttttaatacatttttttaagacttgaCAGCTGTCCAGTCATTAACGTCCTCCACAAGAAAGGCAAGTCAGTATTATTATtgattgcaataacttctgagaCAATTAATCATCCAGCTATTGTGACAGGCGCAGTCACAAGAGGTtgttgctaaagaagctggttgttaggagaaagttgagtggaagaaaaagcatTCAATATTGCTTCTGTTGAAATAAAAGGGATATCATGACAAGGAAGCTACGTGCAATGCATTGAGGGTTTCACCATCATCTAGCACCTTGTGCATGCTAAGAGTGGAGATCCAGTGACCATTAGAACCAGATTTCTGAAGAAAACGGAAGATGGCCCCACATGACGAGCTACTCAGTAAAAGTAGCAACAGCTTAATGTGCCAGAGAATGACCAGGAGAAACCTTCCTGGGAGAGAAATACTCTGCCTACGACGTGGCTTATGGCAGCGAGTGGGCTGGACGGAAGGACGGACTGCAGCACTGATCATGGCAGCACAGGAAGAGGCATTCGGCACAAGAGCTGCAGAGGTCAAGGCAGTGGTGGTtaactccaggcctggaggtccggtctgctggaggtccggtctgctggaggtccggtctgctggaggtccggtctgctggaggtccggtctcttggaggtccggtctcctggaggtccggtctcctggaggtccggtctcctggaggtccggtctgctggaggtccggtctcctggaggtccggtctcctggaggtccggtctcctgcaacctttagatgtttctctacttcatcACACCTGAGTCCAATAATGAGGTCgttagcagaactctggagaacccgactgcactgaggaggagattcagctgttgggttcaggttgttggaccagagagactctaagagctgcaggacaccggacctccagaaccaggaccgcCCACCCCTGGTTTATGGAGTCACTATATAAAGTATCCAGTAAAACCAACTGTTGAGCAGCAACaccaaggagctgctgaagaagcaCAGCAGAGACTGAACTTTCTGAGAATCCTCCAGAAGAACTGTCTCCTCTCAGACCTGCTGCAGGTCTTCTATCACTGCTGCATAGAGAGAGTGCTCACGTACAGTCTGTGTGTCTGGTATGGCAGCAGCACATCCTCAGAcaagaaggagctgcagagggatgtcagggcagcagagagaaccacaggctgccccctccccaccatggaacagatttacacttccagGCTCTGTAAGAAAGttgtggacattttaaatgactcttcacaccctgaccatggtctcttccagctgctgccatcaggcaagagatacagagcaataaaaaccaggacaaatcgcctaaaaacagtttctacctgATGACAATCATGGTGCTAAATTCAAAGACATAAGAACTTCTGCTGTTGACACttaactctgttaaaaatgtaaactgttaaaaatgtaaactgttaaaaatgtaaactctatTCACTCTGATACCTCCAGGtgctgcaaccatcttctgatgtctatttatttctcattttgtgctgtttgttccTTCATCtctttatgtatgtatatttatattgtgtatGTTTATATAATCTGAACTTTAACTCGAGTCTCAATCtggttgtaatctgttgatgacaatgaccgATAAATCTTTTCTCTTGTTGTGCAGTGATGGACGTGTCCTCTCAGGACCCACCCCTCATGGCCATGGACCTATCGAAGAGCTACACTCCGCTGACCCGCAGCCGCACCGAAGCCGCAGACCTGGCTAAAAAGCCTGAGTGGTACCACCGACGGCCGGCGAACTGCGGCACAGACGGTACCTCTGCATTCAGATCCTCGTCCTCCTACAGCCCGCTCTCCCAGCAGGGGGTCCCTGTCCGCTGCAGAGACATGGAGCAGGGGCCAGAGTCTCTGGGCAGCTACATGAGCTCAACCGTGGCTCCGGGTCTGGATCTTTTTCACAGCAGAACGCATGGCAACCTGTGGCACGGTGGTTACTACGGAACTGACCAAAGTGGGGATCCGGTTCCCGAAAGCAGCGGCGCAGAGGAGAGCGACAGCGGCTCTGACGTCATCTTCCTGGTTTCCTCCACGAAGGAGCCTCTGTTGTGTGGCTCTTTCATCCAGGAGAACGTGAGGCACATGGTGGAGCCCGATTCCCCTGCAATGTCCTCGTTGGATGAAGGAAGAGGTTGCTACCTCCTACCTCAGCCCATCAGCTCACCGAGTGCCGACAGCTCGTTCTCAGAGGACTCGTCGGACAGCTCAGTGGACATTCCAGTGCACCATGCCAGACCCGTAGTCCTCCTTTCAGACCTCACCACCGTTTACGGACACCCTGGTGAATCGGTCGCAGATGCTTCAAGTGACGACAGCGACGTCATTGAAGTTTCTGTCACAAACCATAAGAAGGAAAGGCAATGCCACAAGAAAAGTCCTCCTAAAAtaaagagagaggggggaaaagcGTCTTCTGGAGAGGTACGGCGCAGTTCCAGAGTAAGAAAATCTGAGTCAGAAATGCCTCGGTTAACCCGCGCCGTGTCACGGCACAGCTTGAGAAGACGCGTCAAAAACGACGCAGTGGGTATTTATAACGAAAGCAGTGACTCTGAGGACCTGATCGAATACGCTCTGAAGTTTTCCAGCTCCGAGGAATCCGCCTCGCAGCCAAACCTTCCACAGAAAGCGAGCAGCCATTCAGAGGAATCCAATGGGAACGCCCAAACTGACAGGAAGTCTCCTCCGAAGGAAGCTCAATTcacaaaactaataaatgacaaacaaaaaaagactttcagtcttccaaaaactaaaaaggctcaaaaagcaaagcagaagcCGATCTGCAGCATCCCCCCAGCGGAGCAACAGACGTTTTCTGACAGTCGGaccacagcagagaaaaaacgGGCTGCGAGGCGAAAAAGGAAAAGGCGCCCACAGACCGGACCTTCTGCGCTGTTTTCTCCCAGAGAACCTGACTTCCTgcttaaatatgcaaaatctaAGGataaaaaggacagaaaacctGCCAGCTTCTGCCCGTTTGTCCACATGGAGCAGCAGCTGTGCAGGGTGGTCAACTACCAGGACGACGAAGGGACGATTCCCAGCAGCAAAGGATGGAAGACCGTCTCCAAATCTGTGTCCGGGTTCGTCCCCTGCACGTCCTGCTTCCAGCTGGGTCGGCCCTGCTCAGACGGCGCCGGTCCAGACCAGCTGCTCTGCTGCCTGTGTGGATGGACGGCCAACGCCATGGGCCTCGGCGACCTCCACGGCCCCTACTGTCCCGCCGGCGCTTCTCTAGACGGTCAGACGTGCAGAACTGATCAGAACGACGACCTGCAGAAACTCTCCAACGGACATTTGCCGAACTCCTCTGAGGACGACGGCACTCCTGATAAAACTTTGATCAGAAGCAAGAAAGTCTCTCCCACTAAGGTGCCTCTTTATCTAAGCGAGTGCTGGATTCACGAGGACTGCGGTATCTGGTCCGCCGGCGTCTTTCTAGTCCGGGGGAAACTGTACGGCTTGGAGGAGGCCGCCCAGATCGCACAGGAAACGGTGAGTGACTTCCTGCTTGGCTATCGgttttagctttagctttggATGGACTCCACACAGAGCAGCCATGTTGATGTGAGCCTGAAACTGCAGTCAGGGAAACGGGTCGGTGTGGAAGTGGAACTAATATGGTGGTAAGACACTGGGGCTgcacaggaacaggaagtgatgtcattgAGACATGATTGGTGAATATTGTGGGGAAGTGATTGATTATGGTTAACTTATATTTTCCTCACTCTTTGTTTCCCATCATCATTACTCTGAACTCTGAACTCCATCTAAACGTCCCTCTGGGTTCC from the Gambusia affinis linkage group LG19, SWU_Gaff_1.0, whole genome shotgun sequence genome contains:
- the LOC122822031 gene encoding myosin phosphatase Rho-interacting protein-like, translating into MSGDKATGSCNRFQPNIFNKSKCQNCFKSRGVHPLNDSDLEQAKPVYAGWLCLAPEGTDFDNPTQRSRKWQRRFFILYEHGSLTYALDELPSTLPQGTVNMNLCTDVTDAEPRTGQRNALCIATATQEVFIRGDSREIISRWGEQLTAYLSANEQQNKKRRIDSNQDPSPANMAAARRSGPASAAGPAGPDVPPVRTVTRTNPPAGGGDSVPTQPGPASSPTPVTPVTPVTSGGIGRLAASVSSPELSAAGRYDQNQNQSRSLDRSAEQQLEPRSGAQRGGGADCGARAGAGANRTARREKLRSTGDGSLLSVPTPQRRTRSLDRRTAGGAVAAMTPDLLNFKKGWMMKLDEDDEWKKYWFVLSTASLRFYRDASAEEASDPEGEIDLSTCYSVSEYLVQRNYGFQIHTQTAVFTLSAMTAGIRRNWIQALMKNVHRADAPDVASLPGRRLTCSPAEVRPDVTQDSASGHAPIPPGPTSGSESDQSGVGAEARLYGGCLGNRDASCLELGDLERRRRREERRRHYESLLGFSLGRGGPQCGEGGATRPLSPQSQLKMEEQMAECWRRVERTALRPERTVALPTKSRDALETETLLQGCRTLVDDLKAQLADSERRRLQLEDRLRAAGSCPEQLDLLVPSDPVFHPADGSLTQLNDSGRLCSDSSPAARLSGIWLRLPDGDSAETETDRLVLAAAAAAGQQGALQASDGRDPDGHAAVQSLTQEVALLSSQNRALDQRNQEMLNQLTEADREIDRLKAELGRCRNEPLRRNQELLATSLEVLLRLKHSAEPNGPELQLERSERTCRKPEQRNTELKQTTAEDVTEEKPDQNQNQAVSAEENIQEVTAGAVMRLPALAQLLEAIDSLDLREEEEEAFWKMKSDPARLQQPIGEQLLEQAGHALLHPEEEEEEEEEEESFVWGRVSENRRFTDELRKLRGITLSRILCLNRLTVSGRSAADKHSASHRAPSAAADASCCVRLRRLRSRYQRRVCSSCSRMEENQELRTGSEDRWPTEDAQVSSSCQTDGGQRSTAAGSEEMLHMEQNEMRPQETQQSSDLRAEGETLQQLQEELRRVKEQHQLEVAQLKASCERGLVTMETCHLRVVEELQRLHQQEVQRLLVERDRLLKEESAATATAIKAIKKAHGAELQREIQRRSQSENGNGNSQLEEIHREELASFQLELDVLSQQFSMKCLENGHLVQAVEAERKALGQCQQENRALRSRNQELSRHLAAEITRLGSVAKEQLDLLPVQIMEAEVRSLKQEVASLKDELQAAVKDKRNAAKKHQDVQTELSCSRARAEREAEELRENLRLAHRALGEASA
- the si:ch211-165g14.1 gene encoding transcription factor 20 codes for the protein MDVSSQDPPLMAMDLSKSYTPLTRSRTEAADLAKKPEWYHRRPANCGTDGTSAFRSSSSYSPLSQQGVPVRCRDMEQGPESLGSYMSSTVAPGLDLFHSRTHGNLWHGGYYGTDQSGDPVPESSGAEESDSGSDVIFLVSSTKEPLLCGSFIQENVRHMVEPDSPAMSSLDEGRGCYLLPQPISSPSADSSFSEDSSDSSVDIPVHHARPVVLLSDLTTVYGHPGESVADASSDDSDVIEVSVTNHKKERQCHKKSPPKIKREGGKASSGEVRRSSRVRKSESEMPRLTRAVSRHSLRRRVKNDAVGIYNESSDSEDLIEYALKFSSSEESASQPNLPQKASSHSEESNGNAQTDRKSPPKEAQFTKLINDKQKKTFSLPKTKKAQKAKQKPICSIPPAEQQTFSDSRTTAEKKRAARRKRKRRPQTGPSALFSPREPDFLLKYAKSKDKKDRKPASFCPFVHMEQQLCRVVNYQDDEGTIPSSKGWKTVSKSVSGFVPCTSCFQLGRPCSDGAGPDQLLCCLCGWTANAMGLGDLHGPYCPAGASLDGQTCRTDQNDDLQKLSNGHLPNSSEDDGTPDKTLIRSKKVSPTKVPLYLSECWIHEDCGIWSAGVFLVRGKLYGLEEAAQIAQETICSTCQQPGAIMGCFQKGCLRNYHYPCAIQSGAVLNEENFSMRCPEHKSKMFPPSARQDKR